A single Primulina eburnea isolate SZY01 chromosome 11, ASM2296580v1, whole genome shotgun sequence DNA region contains:
- the LOC140804911 gene encoding transcription factor CYCLOIDEA-like yields MFGKSSYLHPPQVSQSLQSRGSTSAVDIVNGDEILLNDQQQQQDMLSGHYLATNAPFIETSTLYNQDVGGSNEDPSALANTFSIKQTLKKDRHSKIVTSQGPRDRRVRLSIGIARKFFDLQEMLGFDKPSKTLEWLLTKSKVAIKDLVHTKKSSSAKSTSSPSECEVVLNGEAFEYESCLLPADSKRKSMLMNANQCKGAKDPTQSASSLAKESRAKARARARERTKEKMCIKKLNESRNMNNLFEVCRPSASSSQPILHCPITNEATAATVAATGHIIQESNVVKRMLRHHPSFFGFHCSLPSPNINENWDVSSLTSQSNFCDILDQQHKFINRSSNI; encoded by the exons ATGTTTGGCAAGAGCTCTTACCTTCATCCTCCTCAGGTTTCACAGTCTCTCCAATCTCGTGGGTCTACTTCTGCCGTAGACATCGTTAATGGAGATGAAATTCTACTTAAtgaccagcagcagcagcaagaCATGCTTTCCGGCCACTATTTAGCCACAAATGCGCCGTTTATTGAGACTTCAACCTTGTATAATCAAGATGTTGGTGGGAGTAATGAAGATCCTTCTGCCTTGGCCAACACATTTTCAATAAAGCAAACGTTGAAAAAAGATCGGCACAGTAAAATCGTGACGTCTCAGGGGCCGAGGGATCGCAGAGTCAGGTTGTCCATTGGCATAGCGCGAAAGTTCTTTGATCTTCAAGAGATGCTAGGTTTTGACAAGCCAAGTAAAACACTTGAGTGGTTGTTAACGAAATCGAAAGTAGCCATTAAAGATCTGGTTCATACAAAGAAGAGTTCTAGTGCTAAGAGCACTTCTTCTCCTTCCGAATGCGAAGTAGTGTTAAATGGTGAAGCTTTTGAATATGAGAGTTGTTTATTACCTGCGGATTCAAAGAGAAAATCAATGTTGATGAATGCTAACCAATGTAAAGGAGCTAAAGATCCGACACAGAGTGCGTCATCTCTAGCTAAAGAATCGAGGGCTAAGGCAAGAGCAAGGGCTAGGGAAAGAACGAAGGAGAAAATGTGCATCAAGAAGCTAAATGAATCAAGAAACATGAACAATTTGTTTGAAGTTTGCAGACCATCGGCATCTAGTAGCCAGCCTATTCTTCACTGTCCCATAACCAATGAAGCTACTGCTGCCACAGTAGCAGCAACTGGACACATAATTCAAGAATCAAATGTCGTTAAAAGGATGCTGAGGCACCATCCTTCGTTTTTCGGGTTTCATTGCAGTCTCCCATCTCCTAATATCAATGAGAATTGGGATGTTAGCAGTTTAACCTCACAATCCAACTTTTGTGACATTTTGGATCAGCAGCACAAGTTCATCAATAG ATCTTCAAACATATAA
- the LOC140806210 gene encoding uncharacterized protein, which yields MDPRRVPRAASDPKVRHVGFFAPGAAPDRSQSGPPDPTSSSPPVSNISPSSNSLSPVMIPPPRLLSADLSRRFPQGTPLSHLHAARARDYSSIPVGSYNPSEFISPTATTEFSEDLMSPKRGLRSGSGKFATSLPAGGFDMAAVKQKSVANLTTDVIDGESNAEVRKELGPASGKTSKEKTTKAERRAIQEAQRAKKASDKGGGGEASAAASGVNSANANKAVKVVPLKKDGSLVASSDKKRGDRQPDKDRKKDVTHPRTRMQFDDENRVEKAKKRSVVKQIEAKNRVELFRHLPQYEHGTRLPDLEAKFFQLGPVHPSVYKVGLRYLAGEISGGNARCIAMLQAFQESIKDYTTPPEKTLIRDLTTKINGYVSFLIECRPLSISMGNAIRFLKTRIAKISLTLSESEAKASLIDDIDRFISEKITLADKVIVKHAVTKIRDGDVLLTYASSSVVEMILSHAQELGKQFRVVVVDSRPKLEGQKLLRRLVEKGISCTYTHINAVSYIMHEVTRVLLGASSVLSNGTVYSRVGTASVAMVAHQFRVPVLICCEAYKFHERVQLDSICSNELGDPDAIARVSGRKEISYLNGWVKSENLQILNLIYDATPSDYVSMIITDYGMIPPTSVPVVVREYGRENLWMQ from the exons ATGGACCCTCGCCGCGTTCCACGGGCCGCCAGCGACCCTAAAGTTCGGCACGTCGGGTTCTTCGCTCCGGGGGCTGCACCCGATCGATCTCAATCGGGTCCACCCGACCCGACATCCTCGTCGCCTCCTGTCTCCAACATCTCACCCTCCAGCAACTCCTTGTCACCGGTCATGATCCCGCCGCCGCGCCTTCTATCTGCGGATCTCTCCCGCCGTTTCCCTCAAGGGACGCCTTTATCTCATCTACACGCCGCTCGAGCTAGGGATTATTCTTCGATTCCGGTTGGAAGTTATAATCCGTCCGAGTTTATATCTCCGACGGCGACGACGGAGTTCTCGGAGGACCTCATGTCTCCTAAACGGGGCCTCAGGAGTGGTTCTGGGAAATTCGCTACTTCATTGCCAGCTGGGGGATTTGATATGGCGGCTGTGAAGCAGAAGAGTGTAGCGAACTTGACTACGGATGTTATAG ATGGAGAGTCAAATGCGGAAGTTCGGAAAGAGCTGGGGCCTGCTAGTGGAAAGACATCGAAGGAGAAGACTACAAAGGCTGAGAGACGTGCTATTCAAGAGGCTCAACGAGCGAAAAAGGCTTCTGATAAAG GTGGAGGAGGTGAGGCATCTGCTGCGGCATCTGGGGTCAATTCTGCAAATGCCAATAAGGCTGTGAAGGTTGTTCCACTGAAGAAAGATGGCTCTTTGGTTGCATCTTCTGATAAAAAACGTGGTGATCGTCAGCCAGATAAAGATAGGAAGAAAGATGTCACTCATCCAAGGACAAGGATGCAGTTTGATGATGAAAATAGAGTCGAGAAGGCAAAGAAGCGTTCAGTAGTAAAACAAATAGAGGCAAAAAACAGAGTTGAACTATTTAGGCATCTACCACAGTACGAACATGGAACACGGCTTCCTGATCTCGAAGCGAAGTTCTTTCAATTAGGTCCAGTTCATCCTTCTGTTTACAAG GTTGGTCTGAGATATCTAGCTGGGGAAATATCTGGCGGCAATGCACGTTGTATTGCTATGCTTCAAGCATTTCAAGAATCTATCAAAGACTACACTACGCCACCCGAGAAAACCCTCATCCGGGACTTGACTACAAAAATAAATGGTTATGTCTCTTTTCTGATTGAATGCAGACCCCTTTCAATCAGCATGGGGAATGCTATTAGGTTTCTTAAAACTCGAATTGCAAAAATATCTTTGACCCTCTCAGAGTCAGAGGCAAAAGCGAGtcttattgatgatattgaccGTTTTATTAGTGAGAAGATAACTCTAGCAGACAAGGTAATTGTGAAGCATGCCGTGACAAAAATTAGGGATGGTGATGTTCTTCTCACTTATGCATCGTCATCTGTTGTCGAGATGATATTGTCACATGCCCAAGAACTTGGTAAACAGTTCCGAGTTGTTGTGGTGGATTCTCGTCCAAAGCTCGAAGGCCAGAAGTTACTTCGTAGGCTTGTGGAAAAGGGTATTAGTTGTACATATACTCACATAAATGCGGTTTCTTATATCATGCATGAAGTAACTAGAGTACTTTTGGGTGCGTCATCGGTATTGTCTAATGGGACGGTTTACTCGAGGGTTGGCACTGCATCTGTTGCTATGGTGGCTCATCAATTCCGGGTCCCGGTCTTGATTTGTTGTGAAGCATACAAGTTTCACGAAAGGGTTCAACTTGATTCGATTTGCTCTAATGAACTTG GTGATCCTGATGCTATTGCTAGGGTTTCTGGTAGAAAGGAAATCAGTTACTTGAATGGCTGGGTGAAGAGTGAGAATCTACAGATTCTGAATCTGAT CTATGATGCGACACCTTCAGATTATGTTTCAATGATTATCACGGACTATGGCATG atCCCACCCACGAGTGTTCCTGTTGTTGTGCGCGAATATGGCAGAGAAAACTTATGGATGCAGTGA
- the LOC140806212 gene encoding histone acetyltransferase HAC1-like: protein MKQEFSGYIRYGHRTSMGVNVEDSQPVHKSSKTEDPGLSDDGSLYTIVREAKQLSEKNRRQLATVNSKRSSSMQNSEKDLRMDNNVSGNQYMGNVVASLCSENSCLADKQQTGCCYTSKVKSDLFLSSEFKRYNVMPKLIEVPPPIVQEEEIKIKSWAKRGRPDANCFSPESTASNLSGVELRKNGAGISLIDFFTAEQIEVHLRSLNQRNNLIDGEESVENTRRHALGENMCQLCLMDEIKLAPPSMYCASCEAPIKCNLSYYWTEDEMGTRHIVCTRCFWGSRSNIVVKGLSISKEKLCKDKNTEADDEAWVKCDKCECWQHQICALYNSKQDLEGEVKYTCPFCRLAEMKATEHVSTPLAIGAQDLPRTMLSDHIEQRLFRSLERERKQRADSLGKSPGEVPGASDLTVRVVLSVNKQVKVSPKFLDILHGEKYPTEFPYKSKVILLFQKVEGVDVCLLAMYVQEFGSECEQPNQRSIYISYLDSVKYFRPEIKTVAGEALRTFVYHEIMIGYLSYCKRRGFTTCYIWACPPSKGDDYIFYCHPETQKMPKNLRAWYKNFLRKAKEENVVVECTNFYNCFFIPSGKDNYKITAARLPYFFGDYWSGAAEDIIRNIEKDNEEKSSKKVKKTITKRSLRATGHSDSSADSTMDIQVMQQLGHTILPNKEDFFVVRLQLTCVNCREAILSGNRWSCNQCSYHLCSRCHDVMKNPAGDTHTKVCLEKHLLLQFAVDVPENTEDKDITLDNEFFESRHSFLSFCQKNNYQFDTLRRSKHSSMMILYHIQNMTELTIGTICSICQQKTTVKWHCEICSEFLVCTACYQKEGDGCHVHKLIQHSMKADLRTTSKKMQQQRAVEAKALLDLLSHANRCFSSIENPCSYPNCRAVKNLFLHSRGCARRAYGGCEKCKKIWYLLCLHSRNCADSSCKFPRCMDIKNFKEKSAAESEVLRRAAVKGSHRNNIL, encoded by the exons ATGAAACAAGAATTTTCAGGATATATCCGCTATGGACATCGTACTTCAATGGGCGTTAACGTTGAGGATAGTCAACCAGTTCATAAAAGTAGCAAGACTGAGGATCCTGGTTTATCTGATGATGGGTCATTGTACACAATAGTTCGTGAAGCGAAACAATTATCTGAAAAGAACCGTCGACAATTAGCCACTGTGAACAGTAAAAGGTCTAGCTCCATGCAGAATTCCGAAAAAGATCTTCGAATGGATAACAATGTTTCTGGTAATCAATATATGGGCAATGTCGTTGCTTCCTTGTGTTCTGAAAATAGTTGTCTGGCTGATAAACAACAGACGGGCTGTTGTTATACCAGCAAGGTCAAATCAGATCTATTTTTGAGTTCAGAATTTAAGAGATATAATGTCATGCCTAAGCTAATTGAAGTGCCTCCTCCCATTGTTCAAGAAGAAGAGATCAAAATCAAGTCTTGGGCTAAACGTGGAAGACCAGATGCAAATTGTTTCTCACCTGAATCAACTGCTAGTAACCTGTCTGGAGTAGAATTGAGGAAAAACGGAGCGGGAATTTCTTTAATTGATTTCTTCACAGCTGAGCAAATTGAAGTACACTTGCGAAGTCTAAATCAGCGAAACAACCTG ATTGATGGTGAGGAATCAGTTGAAAACACAAGAAGACATGCTTTGGGTGAAAATATGTGTCAGTTATGCTTAATGGATGAGATTAAGCTAGCCCCTCCAAGTATGTACTGTGCATCTTGCGAAGCTCCTATCAAATGCAACTTGAGCTATTATTGGACTGAGGATGAAATGGGTACACGACACATTGTTTGTACTCGTTGCTTTTGGGGTTCTCGTAGTAACATTGTAGTCAAGGGGCTCTCTATTTCCAAGGAAAAGCTTTGTAAGGACAAGAATACAGAAGCAGATGATGAAGCT TGGGTAAAATGTGACAAGTGTGAATGTTGGCAACATCAGATTTGTGCTCTTTATAATTCTAAACAAGATTTGGAGGGGGAAGTTAAATATACTTGCCCGTTTTGCCGATTAGCTGAGATGAAGGCAACGGAGCATGTATCCACACCTCTTGCTATTGGTGCACAGGATCTCCCGAGAACCATGCTTAGTGATCACATAGAGCAGAGACTTTTCAGAAGCCTCGAGCGAGAGAGAAAGCAAAGGGCGGATTCATTGGGAAAGTCTCCTGGAGAG GTACCTGGAGCTTCAGATCTCACAGTTAGAGTGGTGCTGTCTGTcaataaacaagtaaaagtgagCCCGAAGTTTTTAGATATCCTCCATGGTGAAAAGTATCCAACTGAGTTTCCATATAAATCAAAG GTAATCCTATTGTTTCAGAAGGTTGAAGGTGTAGATGTATGTCTCTTGGCTATGTATGTCCAAGAGTTTGGATCAGAATGTGAACAACCAAATCAGCGCAGCATATATATTTCATATCTCGACTCAGTAAAGTATTTTAGACCGGAAATAAAAACTGTTGCTGGAGAGGCTTTGCGTACTTTTGTATACCACGAAATAATG ATTGGATATCTTAGCTACTGCAAGCGACGTGGTTTCACTACCTGCTACATATGGGCTTGCCCACCTTCAAAAGGAGATGATTACATATTTTATTGTCATCCAGAGACTCAAAAAATGCCAAAAAATCTGAGAGCATG GTACAAAAATTTTCTTCGGAAAGCCAAGGAGGAAAATGTTGTGGTGGAATGTACAAATTTCTATAACTGCTTCTTTATTCCAAGTGGAAAAGACAACTACAAGATAACAGCTGCTCGATTACCTTATTTTTTTGGAGATTACTGGTCTGGTGCTGCTGAGGATATCATACGAAACATTGAGAAGGATAATGAAGAAAAATCTTCAAAAAAAGTGAAAAAGACAATAACGAAGAGATCTTTAAGAGCAACAGGACATAGTGATTCATCTGCTGATTCAACGATGGATATTCAAGTGATGCAGCAG CTTGGGCATACTATCCTGCCAAATAAGGAAGACTTTTTCGTTGTCCGGTTGCAATTAACTTGCGTGAACTGCCGTGAAGCAATACTCTCTGGAAATCGTTGGAGTTGCAATCAATGCTCTTACCATTTATGCAGCAG ATGCCATGACGTGATGAAAAATCCAGCGGGGGATACACACACTAAAGTCTGCCTGGAAAAACATCTCCTCCTTCAG TTTGCTGTGGATGTACCTGAGAACACGGAGGATAAAGATATCACTTTAGATAATGAGTTCTTCGAGAGCAGACACTCGTTCTTGAGTTTCTGTCAGAAAAATAATTATCAGTTTGACACACTTCGCCGCTCCAAGCATTCATCAATGATGATCTTGTACCATATCCAGAATATGACAGAACTAACAATTGGGACCATCTGCAGCATTTGCCAACAGAAGACAACCGTGAAATGGCATTGTGAAATTTGTTCTGAGTTTCTCGTTTGCACTGCCTGCTATCAGAAAGAGGGCGATGGTTGCCACGTTCATAAGTTAATTCAGCACTCAATGAAAGCCGATTTGAGAACGACGAGTAagaaaatgcagcagcagaGAGCAGTGGAG GCAAAGGCATTGTTGGATCTTTTGTCACATGCGAATCGGTGTTTCTCATCAATAGAAAACCCCTGCTCATATCCCAATTGCCGAGCTGTTAAAAATCTCTTCCTCCACAGTCGAGGGTGTGCACGTCGTGCGTATGGTGGTTGTGAAAAGTGTAAGAAAATCTGGTACCTCCTGTGTCTGCACTCAAGAAACTGTGCTGATTCAAGTTGCAAATTTCCTCGTTGCAT GGATATAAAGAACTTTAAAGAAAAGAGTGCAGCAGAATCCGAAGTTCTGAGGAGAGCTGCGGTTAAAGGAAGCCACCGCAACAACATTCTGTGA
- the LOC140806211 gene encoding proline-rich receptor-like protein kinase PERK8 isoform X1, translating to MASRSPSPNSSPSAVPPSSSTNSSVPPPSTPSAPPPVSTSPPPPPQSPPPVASPPSPVLTSSPPPSPTLPLTPPLLSPPPSSPPPPSPLLPSSPPPQPPPSPTPRSSSPPLPPPLPQLQPPPSPPPLPPPSSPVSPRPSNSTAPPPTTNSPPPPIVSPPSPSKASPPKESPAPPTAPPSPPLAISPIPPPPAVVPSSPPPAIAPPLPISSPPPPSVVHPPSSSHSPLPLPPQPNSSALSPSPLTSPPPSTQSPPPVTNSSLPPSISPPSPLRNSSINGSTSAAPLPSFPVEKPTATSTKSSSNIADVTSSNSGGLKAGGVAVIGGVVGFLALTVVVLAVWFTNRRRKRNNRLSLNYAVPSPFASSQNSDSSFLGPKYSAPLAGSASANNYIYSTDGGIGTSRSWFTYEELSGATNEFSKDNVLGEGGFGCVYKGVLPDGREIAVKQLKAGSGQGEREFRAEVEIISRIHHRHLVSLVGYCISEHQRLLVYDYLPNDTLHHHLHGRSVMDWPTRVRVAAGSARGLAYLHEDCQPRIIHRDIKSSNILLDKNFEARVADFGLAKLAQDLELHTHVSTRVMGTFGYLAPEYASTGKLTVKSDVFSFGVVLLELITGRKPVDASQPLGDESLVEWARPLLTKALEAEDFEDLIDPRLENNFVESEMFRMIEAAAACVRHLASKRPKMSQVVRALDAMDELANLNNGMKPGQSGVIESSEHSAQMRMFQRMAFGSQEFNSDTFGHSQSSLRN from the exons ATGGCTTCAAGATCACCATCGCCAAATTCTTCTCCTAGCGCAGTGCCACCATCTTCGTCCACAAATTCATCAGTTCCACCACCTTCTACACCCTCTGCTCCACCTCCTGTTTCTACTAGTCCTCCTCCACCCCCTCAATCACCTCCGCCTGTTGCATCGCCTCCATCTCCAGTATTAACTTCTTCACCACCACCATCACCTACGCTACCTTTGACTCCACCCTTATTATCCCCACCACCTTCTTCACCGCCCCCACCATCACCCCTATTACCATCCTCACCGCCCCCACAACCACCACCATCACCTACTCCGCGTTCTTCTTCACCCCCATTGCCCCCACCTTTGCCCCAGCTCCAGCCCCCTCCCTCACCACCCCCATTGCCTCCACCATCTTCCCCAGTGTCACCACGACCTTCAAATTCTACTGCTCCGCCCCCCACTACCAATTCACCGCCCCCACCAATCGTATCCCCTCCATCACCATCTAAAGCGTCTCCACCCAAAGAATCTCCTGCCCCTCCTACGGCACCTCCCTCTCCACCTCTTGCCATTTCACCAATACCTCCCCCTCCAGCCGTTGTCCCGTCTTCTccaccaccagctatagctccACCACTTCCTATCTCTAGTCCTCCACCTCCATCTGTAGTCCATCCACCCAGCAGTTCTCATTCCCCACTTCCATTGCCACCCCAACCAAATAGTTCAGCACTTTCTCCTTCTCCACTTACCAGCCCTCCACCTTCCACCCAATCTCCTCCTCCTGTTACAAACTCATCATTGCCGCCTTCTATATCTCCTCCCTCACCCCTGCGCAATTCCTCGATCAATGGCAGCACGTCAGCCGCGCCTCTACCATCCTTCCCTGTCGAAAAGCCCACTGCGACATCAACCAAATCTAGTTCTAATATAGCAGATGTAACATCAAGTAATTCAGGTGGCCTTAAAGCAGGAGGTGTAGCTGTAATAGGCGGTGTTGTGGGCTTTTTGGCACTCACTGTTGTGGTTCTGGCTGTATGGTTTACCAACAGGCGAAGAAAAAGGAACAATAGGCTTAGTCTGAACTATGCAGTGCCCTCACCTTTTGCATCTTCCCAGAATTCAG ATTCATCGTTTCTTGGACCCAAATATTCAGCTCCTCTAGCTGGAAGTGCTTCAGCAAACAATTACATTTACTCAACAGATGGGGGTATAGGCACGTCAAGATCATGGTTCACCTATGAAGAATTATCAGGAGCTACAAATGAGTTCTCGAAAGATAATGTACTTGGGGAAGGTGGATTTGGCTGCGTCTATAAAGGAGTTCTGCCGGACGGAAGAGAAATAGCTGTTAAACAGTTAAAAGCCGGCAGCGGACAAGGAGAGCGTGAATTCAGAGCAGAAGTTGAAATCATTAGCCGAATACATCACCGACATTTGGTATCACTTGTTGGTTACTGCATCTCTGAGCATCAAAGGCTGCTCGTCTATGATTACTTGCCCAATGACACCCTGCATCATCATCTTCATG GCAGGTCGGTCATGGATTGGCCTACCCGAGTCAGAGTTGCTGCTGGTTCTGCTCGCGGACTGGCATATCTTCATGAAGATT GTCAACCACGCATTATTCACCGAGATATCAAGTCATCAAACATTCTCttggacaaaaattttgaagcaCGG GTTGCAGATTTTGGGCTTGCGAAGCTAGCACAGGATTTGGAGTTGCATACCCACGTTTCCACACGTGTGATGGGAACCTTTGG ATACCTGGCTCCAGAATATGCATCAACGGGAAAACTGACTGTGAAGTCTGATGTTTTTTCATTTGGTGTTGTTCTTTTGGAGCTCATCACCGGTCGTAAGCCTGTTGACGCATCTCAGCCTTTAGGAGATGAAAGCCTTGTTGAATGG GCTCGACCCTTACTCACCAAGGCACTTGAAGCAGAAGATTTTGAAGATTTAATAGATCCAAGATTAGAAAACAACTTTGTTGAAAGTGAAATGTTCAGGATGATTGAAGCAGCTGCAGCTTGTGTACGCCATTTAGCTTCGAAAAGACCGAAGATGAGCCAG GTAGTGAGAGCTTTAGATGCAATGGACGAGTTAGCAAATTTGAACAACGGGATGAAACCTGGACAGAGCGGAGTCATCGAATCAAGTGAACATTCAGCACAGATGAGAATGTTCCAAAGAATGGCTTTTGGAAGTCaagaattcaactcagataCCTTCGGCCACTCTCAAAGTAGCTTGAGAAATTGA
- the LOC140806211 gene encoding proline-rich receptor-like protein kinase PERK8 isoform X2, translating into MASRSPSPNSSPSAVPPSSSTNSSVPPPSTPSAPPPVSTSPPPPPQSPPPVASPPSPVLTSSPPPSPTLPLTPPLLSPPPSSPPPPSPLLPSSPPPQPPPSPTPRSSSPPLPPPLPQLQPPPSPPPLPPPSSPVSPRPSNSTAPPPTTNSPPPPIVSPPSPSKASPPKESPAPPTAPPSPPLAISPIPPPPAVVPSSPPPAIAPPLPISSPPPPSVVHPPSSSHSPLPLPPQPNSSALSPSPLTSPPPSTQSPPPVTNSSLPPSISPPSPLRNSSINGSTSAAPLPSFPVEKPTATSTKSSSNIADVTSSNSGGLKAGGVAVIGGVVGFLALTVVVLAVWFTNRRRKRNNRLSLNYAVPSPFASSQNSAPLAGSASANNYIYSTDGGIGTSRSWFTYEELSGATNEFSKDNVLGEGGFGCVYKGVLPDGREIAVKQLKAGSGQGEREFRAEVEIISRIHHRHLVSLVGYCISEHQRLLVYDYLPNDTLHHHLHGRSVMDWPTRVRVAAGSARGLAYLHEDCQPRIIHRDIKSSNILLDKNFEARVADFGLAKLAQDLELHTHVSTRVMGTFGYLAPEYASTGKLTVKSDVFSFGVVLLELITGRKPVDASQPLGDESLVEWARPLLTKALEAEDFEDLIDPRLENNFVESEMFRMIEAAAACVRHLASKRPKMSQVVRALDAMDELANLNNGMKPGQSGVIESSEHSAQMRMFQRMAFGSQEFNSDTFGHSQSSLRN; encoded by the exons ATGGCTTCAAGATCACCATCGCCAAATTCTTCTCCTAGCGCAGTGCCACCATCTTCGTCCACAAATTCATCAGTTCCACCACCTTCTACACCCTCTGCTCCACCTCCTGTTTCTACTAGTCCTCCTCCACCCCCTCAATCACCTCCGCCTGTTGCATCGCCTCCATCTCCAGTATTAACTTCTTCACCACCACCATCACCTACGCTACCTTTGACTCCACCCTTATTATCCCCACCACCTTCTTCACCGCCCCCACCATCACCCCTATTACCATCCTCACCGCCCCCACAACCACCACCATCACCTACTCCGCGTTCTTCTTCACCCCCATTGCCCCCACCTTTGCCCCAGCTCCAGCCCCCTCCCTCACCACCCCCATTGCCTCCACCATCTTCCCCAGTGTCACCACGACCTTCAAATTCTACTGCTCCGCCCCCCACTACCAATTCACCGCCCCCACCAATCGTATCCCCTCCATCACCATCTAAAGCGTCTCCACCCAAAGAATCTCCTGCCCCTCCTACGGCACCTCCCTCTCCACCTCTTGCCATTTCACCAATACCTCCCCCTCCAGCCGTTGTCCCGTCTTCTccaccaccagctatagctccACCACTTCCTATCTCTAGTCCTCCACCTCCATCTGTAGTCCATCCACCCAGCAGTTCTCATTCCCCACTTCCATTGCCACCCCAACCAAATAGTTCAGCACTTTCTCCTTCTCCACTTACCAGCCCTCCACCTTCCACCCAATCTCCTCCTCCTGTTACAAACTCATCATTGCCGCCTTCTATATCTCCTCCCTCACCCCTGCGCAATTCCTCGATCAATGGCAGCACGTCAGCCGCGCCTCTACCATCCTTCCCTGTCGAAAAGCCCACTGCGACATCAACCAAATCTAGTTCTAATATAGCAGATGTAACATCAAGTAATTCAGGTGGCCTTAAAGCAGGAGGTGTAGCTGTAATAGGCGGTGTTGTGGGCTTTTTGGCACTCACTGTTGTGGTTCTGGCTGTATGGTTTACCAACAGGCGAAGAAAAAGGAACAATAGGCTTAGTCTGAACTATGCAGTGCCCTCACCTTTTGCATCTTCCCAGAATTCAG CTCCTCTAGCTGGAAGTGCTTCAGCAAACAATTACATTTACTCAACAGATGGGGGTATAGGCACGTCAAGATCATGGTTCACCTATGAAGAATTATCAGGAGCTACAAATGAGTTCTCGAAAGATAATGTACTTGGGGAAGGTGGATTTGGCTGCGTCTATAAAGGAGTTCTGCCGGACGGAAGAGAAATAGCTGTTAAACAGTTAAAAGCCGGCAGCGGACAAGGAGAGCGTGAATTCAGAGCAGAAGTTGAAATCATTAGCCGAATACATCACCGACATTTGGTATCACTTGTTGGTTACTGCATCTCTGAGCATCAAAGGCTGCTCGTCTATGATTACTTGCCCAATGACACCCTGCATCATCATCTTCATG GCAGGTCGGTCATGGATTGGCCTACCCGAGTCAGAGTTGCTGCTGGTTCTGCTCGCGGACTGGCATATCTTCATGAAGATT GTCAACCACGCATTATTCACCGAGATATCAAGTCATCAAACATTCTCttggacaaaaattttgaagcaCGG GTTGCAGATTTTGGGCTTGCGAAGCTAGCACAGGATTTGGAGTTGCATACCCACGTTTCCACACGTGTGATGGGAACCTTTGG ATACCTGGCTCCAGAATATGCATCAACGGGAAAACTGACTGTGAAGTCTGATGTTTTTTCATTTGGTGTTGTTCTTTTGGAGCTCATCACCGGTCGTAAGCCTGTTGACGCATCTCAGCCTTTAGGAGATGAAAGCCTTGTTGAATGG GCTCGACCCTTACTCACCAAGGCACTTGAAGCAGAAGATTTTGAAGATTTAATAGATCCAAGATTAGAAAACAACTTTGTTGAAAGTGAAATGTTCAGGATGATTGAAGCAGCTGCAGCTTGTGTACGCCATTTAGCTTCGAAAAGACCGAAGATGAGCCAG GTAGTGAGAGCTTTAGATGCAATGGACGAGTTAGCAAATTTGAACAACGGGATGAAACCTGGACAGAGCGGAGTCATCGAATCAAGTGAACATTCAGCACAGATGAGAATGTTCCAAAGAATGGCTTTTGGAAGTCaagaattcaactcagataCCTTCGGCCACTCTCAAAGTAGCTTGAGAAATTGA